One Cohnella candidum genomic region harbors:
- a CDS encoding glycoside hydrolase family 3 C-terminal domain-containing protein, which translates to MNKTYARIGKRALTTVLAAVLAAGVAIQANPGKVSASEGIVFKTQTGGIFDGMPLFDGNPAHLDAFVDAYYDYIGLEGAALYATGIRDNYTFVMDDNPNKGKTVPGGLAAADNVYGVSTDFPALIGLGQSWNKDLVTQVGQVMGSEKISQLNVKQGTANIHNGPAANQSKPIAFTVLQDMRINPLNGRFPEGYGEDPVLSGTLIDGMAAGLAGTNQNVSDNGFWQRAVVGTKHFSVYSAEWFRQSASYNASARAIYEYQTPSAFKGLASGSVSGVMTSFGRTNGVPNIISPYMILGNHIARFGMYSSPDFNGENHLFNTSFSNGYDAQYTLDRKHALALMVLAHSESVRASGTDKTDVVTLANAVKEGLYGITLKDVQDAGRPLVNQLVRIGIFNEVDANGVPLNYPFANQAKDVSTSLTSFNTPAHQEVALQAARESVVLLKNNDGALPLAKNKKAAVLGVYADMRMKAQYSAGTTNLPTANKTPLYSILNTIGAGNVQYATGNEVVALKSQLNGNYLTAGSGTGSQLAANYAAGDNPLTDAQQFEIADWGLNAVSLQAKANGLWVTSPNANGASIGNTQSAALMLTGPDWSTLTSLGTNSTIPPKLRVEKNGDDTISLVANGLGFQTGAFSGRFVTTGQDGNVAAAASTIGNLSNFNDRSDAVKFKETVVKEAGADAAAMADTQDYALVFVGAHPSNSAAEGNDRPSLYLGENDYALVHKTAAAFAAKNKKTIVVVLSSSPVILKEIQNDPNVSAIVTQPYAGEFDAQGLTDVLFGDYAPTGRLTATWYADMSALPSIDSYSIPEGSTAITSLSQLDPRYTKDMFNADPAEAKLTYMYTNAPVTYPFGYGLGYADFTYKDFVAPATASQNGKFNVSVEVTNEGDLTTAEVVQLYAKKNGSSYDGSMPSKKLVAYEKVQLTAGEHKLVNLTVDPQDLAIWDVNRGDYIVENGSYTLMVGHSSEDIRFARTINIAGGQLASVKASDGFNVFDHSFASQSVAYREVSKARTVESLRAEKVAGEYYAVTSKGNGSWVAIPKADFTGAKKLTARVGTNGSGGNITLRADSPGGAPFASFAVPVTGKTTYTMPTAADQTVNELGYIDVEADVSQTPSGLHTVYVVFDAPDLRIDSLKASQTENVLTIVSPSSDALLTPGTAGSAYEQQLQLAAAGGTEPYAWSVTGLPEGLSFDSASNKIAGTPAAGTDASSPYTVTITVTDADGATAQVTDSLAIAPSASPEGVKAQLSGAANVSPGAAFSLTYALNSVTQAVYAQDIQIQYDPSLFEFAGADSLIDGVSVVGLKSDTPGLVRILLASQGSEHAVAADGNVLRLDWKAKPLTETRTGAFQIVSSILSDGVTETPAGTGTPIQVQITYTIPSVPGDLNGDGIVSLSDLALAAANYGKSDAKFDVTGDGVVDIQDLVFIARLILGN; encoded by the coding sequence ATGAACAAGACTTACGCGCGAATAGGAAAACGGGCATTAACGACTGTGCTTGCCGCGGTATTAGCGGCTGGCGTGGCGATCCAGGCGAATCCCGGCAAGGTTTCCGCAAGCGAAGGGATCGTATTTAAAACGCAGACGGGAGGCATCTTCGACGGCATGCCGTTGTTCGACGGCAACCCGGCTCATTTGGACGCTTTCGTGGATGCTTACTACGATTACATCGGACTCGAAGGCGCCGCTCTGTACGCAACGGGCATTCGTGACAACTATACTTTCGTGATGGACGACAATCCGAACAAAGGAAAGACGGTACCCGGCGGCCTCGCCGCGGCGGACAACGTTTACGGCGTGTCCACGGATTTCCCGGCTCTCATCGGTCTCGGACAATCCTGGAACAAAGATCTGGTCACCCAGGTGGGCCAAGTCATGGGCAGCGAGAAAATCAGCCAGCTCAACGTGAAGCAAGGCACGGCCAACATCCATAACGGACCGGCGGCGAACCAGTCGAAGCCGATCGCTTTCACGGTGCTGCAGGACATGCGGATCAATCCGCTGAACGGCCGGTTCCCGGAAGGCTACGGGGAAGATCCCGTTCTCTCCGGGACGCTGATCGACGGGATGGCCGCCGGGCTGGCCGGCACGAACCAAAACGTGAGCGACAACGGATTCTGGCAGCGAGCGGTCGTCGGGACCAAGCATTTCTCGGTCTACTCTGCCGAGTGGTTCCGCCAATCCGCCAGCTACAACGCCAGCGCTCGCGCCATTTACGAATACCAGACTCCGTCCGCATTTAAGGGGCTGGCTTCGGGATCGGTGTCCGGCGTGATGACCTCTTTCGGACGCACGAACGGCGTGCCGAACATCATTTCCCCGTACATGATCCTGGGCAACCATATCGCCCGGTTCGGGATGTATTCCTCTCCGGACTTCAACGGGGAGAACCATCTCTTCAACACCAGCTTCAGCAACGGGTACGACGCGCAATACACGCTGGATCGCAAGCACGCGCTGGCTCTGATGGTGCTGGCCCATTCGGAATCCGTCCGGGCTTCCGGCACCGATAAGACCGACGTCGTGACTTTGGCCAACGCGGTCAAGGAAGGCTTGTACGGCATCACGCTGAAGGACGTTCAGGATGCGGGCCGGCCATTGGTCAACCAACTGGTGCGGATCGGCATCTTCAACGAAGTCGACGCGAACGGCGTGCCTTTGAACTACCCGTTCGCCAACCAAGCCAAGGACGTTTCCACCAGCCTGACCAGTTTCAACACGCCGGCGCATCAAGAAGTCGCGCTGCAAGCGGCCCGGGAATCCGTCGTCCTGCTCAAGAACAACGACGGCGCGCTGCCGCTTGCCAAAAACAAAAAAGCGGCCGTTCTCGGCGTCTACGCCGACATGAGGATGAAAGCCCAATACTCGGCGGGAACGACGAACCTTCCGACCGCGAACAAAACGCCTCTCTATTCCATCCTCAACACGATCGGCGCCGGCAATGTGCAATACGCAACCGGCAACGAGGTCGTGGCGCTGAAATCCCAGTTGAACGGCAACTATTTGACCGCAGGCTCAGGCACGGGCAGCCAACTTGCCGCCAATTACGCGGCAGGCGATAACCCGTTGACCGACGCCCAGCAATTCGAGATCGCCGACTGGGGCCTGAACGCCGTCAGCTTGCAGGCCAAAGCCAACGGCTTGTGGGTGACTTCTCCGAACGCCAACGGAGCGAGCATCGGCAATACACAATCCGCAGCCTTGATGCTGACCGGCCCCGACTGGTCGACGCTGACTTCCCTGGGCACGAACAGCACCATTCCGCCCAAGCTCCGCGTCGAGAAGAACGGCGACGATACGATTTCCCTCGTCGCGAACGGACTCGGTTTCCAAACCGGCGCTTTCAGCGGACGGTTCGTCACGACGGGCCAGGACGGCAATGTCGCCGCCGCGGCGTCCACGATCGGAAATCTGTCCAACTTCAACGACCGCTCCGATGCCGTGAAGTTCAAGGAAACGGTCGTGAAAGAAGCGGGCGCGGATGCCGCCGCCATGGCTGATACGCAGGACTACGCGCTCGTGTTCGTTGGCGCGCATCCGAGCAACAGCGCGGCAGAGGGCAACGATCGCCCCAGCCTTTACCTCGGCGAGAACGATTACGCGCTCGTCCATAAAACGGCCGCCGCCTTCGCCGCCAAAAACAAAAAGACGATCGTCGTCGTACTCTCCAGCTCGCCGGTCATTTTGAAAGAGATCCAGAACGATCCGAACGTCTCCGCGATCGTGACGCAGCCGTATGCCGGAGAGTTCGACGCTCAAGGGCTGACGGACGTCCTGTTCGGCGATTACGCGCCGACCGGCAGACTGACGGCCACTTGGTACGCGGATATGTCGGCCCTGCCGTCGATCGATTCCTATTCGATCCCGGAAGGCAGCACGGCGATCACGTCGCTGAGCCAATTGGATCCGCGCTACACGAAGGATATGTTCAATGCAGACCCGGCGGAAGCCAAGCTGACCTATATGTACACGAACGCTCCGGTCACTTATCCGTTCGGCTACGGACTCGGCTATGCCGATTTCACGTACAAGGATTTCGTCGCACCGGCAACGGCCAGCCAAAACGGGAAGTTCAACGTGTCGGTGGAGGTCACGAACGAGGGCGACCTCACGACGGCTGAAGTCGTCCAGCTTTATGCCAAGAAGAACGGCTCCTCCTATGACGGCTCCATGCCCTCGAAAAAACTGGTCGCTTACGAGAAAGTGCAGTTGACCGCCGGTGAGCACAAGCTGGTGAACCTCACGGTGGATCCCCAAGACCTGGCGATCTGGGACGTCAACCGCGGCGATTATATCGTGGAAAACGGTTCTTACACGCTCATGGTCGGACATTCTTCGGAGGATATCCGCTTCGCCCGCACGATCAACATTGCGGGCGGCCAGTTAGCTTCGGTGAAAGCATCCGATGGATTCAACGTGTTCGACCATTCGTTCGCTTCCCAATCCGTCGCGTACCGTGAAGTATCCAAAGCCCGTACGGTGGAGAGCCTGCGCGCGGAGAAAGTCGCGGGAGAATATTACGCGGTCACGTCCAAAGGAAACGGCTCTTGGGTCGCCATCCCGAAAGCGGATTTCACGGGCGCTAAAAAATTAACGGCCAGAGTCGGCACGAACGGAAGCGGGGGCAACATCACGCTTCGCGCGGATTCCCCCGGCGGAGCGCCGTTCGCGTCCTTTGCGGTGCCGGTTACCGGCAAAACCACGTATACGATGCCGACGGCAGCCGATCAAACCGTCAATGAGCTCGGTTATATCGACGTGGAAGCGGACGTGAGCCAAACGCCTTCCGGGCTGCATACGGTGTACGTTGTCTTCGACGCCCCGGATTTGCGCATCGACAGCCTCAAAGCTTCGCAGACCGAGAACGTCTTGACGATCGTCAGCCCTTCCTCGGACGCCTTGTTGACCCCAGGTACGGCGGGAAGCGCCTATGAGCAGCAGCTGCAGCTTGCCGCAGCGGGCGGAACCGAGCCGTATGCTTGGAGCGTGACGGGACTTCCGGAAGGTTTGAGTTTCGATTCCGCCTCCAACAAGATCGCCGGAACGCCGGCAGCGGGAACGGATGCCTCCAGTCCTTACACGGTTACGATCACGGTCACCGACGCCGACGGCGCGACTGCCCAAGTGACCGATTCGCTTGCGATTGCACCGTCAGCGTCTCCTGAAGGCGTGAAGGCGCAGCTCTCGGGTGCCGCGAACGTCAGCCCAGGCGCGGCGTTCTCGCTGACCTATGCGCTGAACAGCGTCACCCAAGCGGTGTACGCGCAGGACATTCAAATCCAATATGACCCGAGCCTGTTCGAATTCGCGGGGGCCGACTCCCTGATCGACGGCGTAAGCGTCGTCGGTTTGAAATCCGACACCCCCGGCCTCGTCCGGATCCTTCTGGCCAGCCAAGGCTCTGAGCACGCGGTTGCCGCGGACGGCAACGTGCTGAGGTTGGATTGGAAAGCCAAGCCGCTGACGGAAACGAGAACCGGCGCTTTCCAAATCGTCAGTTCGATTTTGTCCGACGGCGTGACGGAAACGCCGGCCGGAACGGGAACGCCGATTCAGGTTCAAATCACTTACACGATACCTTCCGTGCCGGGCGACCTGAACGGTGACGGCATCGTCAGCCTGAGCGATCTGGCGCTGGCGGCCGCCAACTACGGCAAATCCGACGCGAAATTCGACGTCACCGGCGACGGCGTCGTCGATATTCAAGACCTGGTCTTCATTGCCCGTCTCATTCTCGGAAACTGA
- a CDS encoding S-layer homology domain-containing protein, giving the protein MRKWTLLFLAAMLAAMGITYSPAYAANTAFRLGADRAEVTAGDSVQLTVSGTGLLDVYGYEAVVTYDSDKWTFVSARNALPKGNAGESAGFAITPVTASNKVTFAFTKVGKIAGVGGDQPLAVFTFQARKAGIAAFTLSSVKVVHADVTADKFSPALQANVLVKPGDGSGSLSIYGQVNAGGALAVELGQADVLQAIQSATNGKLRISVRPENGQSFRNVEVTLPVDIVLKEGARIREIVVDTGLAVMTIPVDPARGVLSSGSRKLTLTAGKVDSSSLTSSVRNLIGNAQVFDFKLSVDGVALGALNGRPISVEVPYTLKTGEHPGQVVAYFIGGDGRPEVVKNASYRPSSGTVTFKPEHFSQYAAMYAGISFEDLTGFAWAQESVEALAAREIIAGTGSGAFQPNRSVTRAEFIRMLMGAADLIDDQAKSTFADVKAGAWYASAIASAQQLGIVKGKSDGTFGINDPITRQDMAVMIYKAAEVLKADLGTGTSAAAFSDQAAVSGYAAEAVRAMQRSGLIQGMGNGKFEPKAQANRAQAAVILYKLLTLLK; this is encoded by the coding sequence ATGAGAAAGTGGACCCTGCTCTTCCTCGCGGCCATGCTGGCGGCGATGGGTATTACATACTCTCCGGCTTATGCCGCGAACACGGCCTTTCGGCTCGGTGCCGACCGGGCGGAAGTGACCGCAGGCGATTCGGTTCAACTCACGGTTAGCGGAACCGGGCTCCTCGATGTATACGGTTATGAAGCGGTCGTAACTTATGATTCGGACAAGTGGACGTTCGTGTCGGCGCGGAATGCACTGCCCAAGGGGAACGCGGGCGAATCGGCCGGGTTTGCCATCACTCCCGTGACGGCCTCGAACAAGGTGACCTTCGCGTTCACGAAAGTCGGGAAAATAGCCGGGGTCGGCGGAGACCAGCCTTTGGCCGTGTTCACCTTCCAGGCGCGAAAGGCAGGAATTGCGGCCTTCACGCTGTCCTCGGTTAAAGTGGTGCATGCCGACGTCACGGCCGACAAGTTTTCCCCGGCGCTTCAAGCAAATGTCCTGGTCAAACCGGGAGACGGAAGCGGCAGCCTCTCGATCTATGGCCAGGTCAATGCCGGCGGAGCGCTAGCCGTCGAGCTTGGGCAAGCGGATGTGCTGCAGGCGATTCAGTCCGCGACCAATGGAAAGCTTCGCATTTCGGTGCGGCCGGAAAACGGGCAATCGTTCCGAAACGTCGAGGTCACTCTTCCCGTCGACATCGTGCTGAAGGAAGGGGCACGGATTCGCGAGATCGTCGTCGACACAGGGCTGGCGGTGATGACCATCCCCGTCGATCCGGCGAGAGGCGTGCTGTCCTCCGGTTCTCGGAAGCTGACGTTGACGGCGGGCAAGGTGGACTCGTCGTCATTGACGAGCAGCGTACGGAATCTCATCGGAAATGCGCAAGTGTTCGATTTCAAGCTTTCGGTTGACGGCGTCGCTCTCGGCGCGCTGAATGGCCGGCCGATATCCGTGGAGGTCCCTTATACGCTCAAGACCGGGGAACACCCGGGTCAGGTCGTCGCTTACTTCATCGGCGGCGACGGAAGGCCGGAAGTGGTCAAAAATGCCAGCTATCGACCTTCTTCCGGAACCGTCACCTTCAAGCCGGAGCATTTCAGCCAATACGCGGCGATGTACGCCGGCATTTCCTTCGAGGACTTGACCGGCTTTGCATGGGCGCAAGAGAGCGTCGAGGCGCTTGCCGCGCGGGAAATCATCGCCGGCACCGGAAGCGGCGCTTTCCAGCCGAACCGTTCCGTCACCCGCGCCGAATTTATCCGGATGCTCATGGGCGCCGCCGATTTAATCGACGATCAAGCGAAAAGCACGTTCGCCGACGTGAAAGCGGGCGCTTGGTACGCAAGCGCGATCGCTTCGGCGCAGCAGCTCGGTATCGTCAAGGGCAAGTCGGACGGCACCTTCGGCATCAACGACCCGATCACGAGACAGGACATGGCCGTCATGATCTACAAGGCTGCCGAAGTGCTGAAAGCCGACCTCGGGACGGGAACGTCCGCGGCGGCATTCTCCGATCAGGCCGCGGTTTCCGGTTACGCCGCCGAAGCGGTTCGCGCCATGCAGCGGAGCGGACTGATCCAAGGCATGGGCAACGGCAAGTTCGAGCCCAAAGCGCAGGCGAACCGGGCGCAGGCCGCGGTCATCCTGTATAAGCTGCTCACGTTGTTGAAATAG
- a CDS encoding cache domain-containing sensor histidine kinase translates to MGKWLRDFVIYVRKPRIRSRFLLAMILVSLPPLFVLGYISFNIAKETLVQNHIETNQTHLKTSSEVADLLLRNIINMNRIILSSDELRQELYQSGAADSGNEAVLDVRTANRLQNIVVSNLFDTQDIDSICLFDRHFRSVCYGRSEQAGKYGTDETRAKIAGTDWYAKTLAAKGKEVFFGYNVLEESTAGSSFSSVKLLRDPNRLSGDMIGLLVINIRKSIFQQVINETEQSGFLVLDPGGGQPIVVYDYRPDLTESVGIGTSLDATLAHFSKAGYIYSLYRNSTSGWMFVHFVDTKALLKQSDRIGTITMLIAAFIAGIALLVSYFVSGTITRPLLQLKKMIVDWAKGNPSGETNEAFAADEVGVIAQTFQKMTLENQQLSERLLQSELKEKEAELRSLQAQIKPHFLYNTLDSIYWMSLLEDKADIAQMALSLSESFKLSLNKGKETIPVFKELKHIEHYMIIQNLRYDNRFQYVEEVDPDIMGYEIMKLLLQPLVENAIYHGLEPKVGEGTVRLTGRRDGEFLVFTVTDDGMGMEDIGKTEQGYGMRNVRERLALYYGPASSFTIRSRPNEGTSIELRFPYSEKKEE, encoded by the coding sequence ATGGGAAAATGGCTGCGCGATTTCGTCATTTACGTTCGTAAACCCAGGATCCGGAGCCGTTTTTTGCTGGCGATGATCTTGGTATCGCTTCCGCCTCTATTCGTCCTGGGATATATCTCATTCAATATTGCCAAGGAAACGCTGGTACAGAACCATATCGAAACGAACCAGACACATCTGAAGACGTCGAGCGAAGTCGCGGATCTGCTGCTGCGGAACATCATCAACATGAACCGGATCATCCTGTCGAGCGACGAATTGAGACAGGAGCTGTACCAGAGCGGCGCAGCGGATAGCGGCAATGAAGCCGTGCTGGACGTTAGAACCGCGAACCGGCTTCAGAACATCGTCGTGTCCAATCTGTTCGATACGCAAGATATCGATTCCATCTGCCTGTTCGACCGCCATTTCCGTTCCGTCTGCTATGGACGGTCGGAGCAAGCAGGCAAATACGGGACGGATGAAACCCGCGCGAAGATCGCCGGCACGGACTGGTACGCCAAAACGCTGGCCGCGAAAGGGAAAGAGGTTTTTTTCGGCTACAACGTGCTGGAGGAATCGACGGCCGGGAGTTCTTTTTCGAGCGTGAAGCTGCTGAGGGACCCTAACCGGCTGAGCGGCGACATGATCGGCTTGCTCGTGATCAATATTCGAAAATCGATCTTCCAGCAAGTCATCAACGAGACCGAGCAGAGCGGTTTCCTCGTGCTGGATCCGGGCGGCGGGCAGCCGATCGTCGTGTACGATTACCGGCCCGATCTCACCGAAAGCGTCGGTATCGGCACGAGTTTGGACGCGACGCTGGCGCACTTCAGCAAAGCCGGGTACATTTACAGCTTGTACCGAAACTCGACGAGCGGGTGGATGTTCGTCCACTTCGTCGATACGAAAGCGCTGCTCAAGCAATCGGACCGGATCGGAACGATCACGATGCTGATCGCGGCGTTCATCGCGGGCATCGCTTTGCTGGTGTCCTATTTCGTATCCGGGACGATCACGCGTCCGCTGCTGCAGTTGAAAAAGATGATCGTGGATTGGGCGAAGGGCAATCCGTCGGGAGAGACGAACGAGGCGTTCGCCGCCGACGAGGTCGGCGTCATCGCCCAAACGTTCCAGAAGATGACGCTGGAAAACCAGCAATTGAGCGAGCGGCTCCTGCAATCCGAGCTGAAGGAGAAGGAAGCGGAGCTGCGGTCGCTCCAGGCGCAGATCAAGCCGCACTTCCTGTACAACACGCTCGATTCGATTTATTGGATGTCTCTCCTGGAGGACAAAGCGGACATCGCCCAGATGGCGCTGTCCTTGTCGGAAAGCTTCAAGCTCAGTTTGAACAAAGGCAAAGAAACGATCCCGGTGTTCAAGGAATTGAAGCATATCGAGCACTATATGATCATCCAGAACCTGAGGTACGACAACCGCTTCCAGTATGTCGAGGAAGTCGATCCGGACATCATGGGATACGAGATCATGAAGCTGCTTTTGCAGCCCCTCGTGGAGAACGCGATCTATCATGGGTTAGAGCCGAAGGTCGGGGAAGGCACGGTCCGGTTAACCGGACGCAGGGATGGGGAGTTCCTCGTTTTCACCGTGACCGACGACGGCATGGGCATGGAGGATATCGGGAAGACGGAGCAGGGCTACGGCATGAGGAACGTTCGGGAAAGGTTGGCGCTCTATTACGGTCCCGCAAGTTCGTTCACGATCCGCAGCCGGCCGAATGAAGGGACTTCGATCGAGCTTCGTTTTCCCTACTCGGAGAAGAAGGAGGAGTGA
- a CDS encoding glycoside hydrolase family 3 protein has product MSVGLRKSTTFGKRVMTAALAALIGVSALPAFAGTGKVSAEGIVPVFSGNPKDLRPFVNDVLDHMNLDDLAYYAAQKTAAESRVTLYGTGYLLPPGAVGGSDNVHGVSTDMPVTNQLGQTWDQDLIKQVGSVLGDEKRSEVGLDNANPLMFSAIADVRINPLSGRYEEGFAEDPYLTGVLADSMARGIVGDDPFYLKVQLGTKHFMTYNSEWNRNTGNYYTGVRGLNEYQLPGFLKAISNGSVQGVMSSYATLNGVPGAVSPELIKAELKSPFSLFNVSDFNGDGLAVTQYGNGYDKSYVPDNDHLAALLILAGSHMNNSSATGAPGSPTADNYKNAVLHKIHGVNILNLRELVRPQVELWVRVGYFNKKDDKGQPTGYPYANLTVEGQKTDATTASHQDVALEAAREGLVLLKNEGGVLPLSKSSNVAVLGTLADARLKDIYGSATPKLDGAGLSPLAAIRQLIGSDKVAYDAGAKTIALQSDKTGKYVSAASGNGSQLTADADKVGPNETFQVLDWGNRAYSFKSLANGKWIAGSGSADASGDKAKVSNTAIDRLSESWGGGFELNMFATNFPPYFSYETTADGRKRIRTGALPAWSFSSPVPFQKSMLTQGYYFSVNDGNALVASTTPAQLKQSADPKASSFSEVVLQEPGAKASELAKSNDYAIVVVGAGPKIVAGEGVDRSDLSLAADQAKLVHNTAAQFPGKTIVVINSDYPLAVQDIQDDKNVASIMYSSYGGQYGNKALAEALFGDYAPAGRLTGTWLKDMSSLPKLSASEQAEVDPGYTVDMSIADPIQTGLTYLYSDVKPTYAFGYGLTYANFEYGNLNVPKSIPSNKPFDVKFTVTNTGKTTSDEVAQLYVHARNSAYGEYAPKQKLVAFKRIKNVKPGQTVNVTLTVQPSDFAVWDVNKQKNAVESGAYDLLVGRSSDNVLLKSVMDVKGDTIGTLGKNTEANVWEHTFASNGVIGTEVSKARTAIYKGQYYAVTSTGEGDFVGIPKVDLNGVKQIALRVATPNAAGSVEVHAGSPSGTLLGTAAFGQTSPVSYGIGGGQTANELGYTEVTADLAAKPKGVQNLFLVFREGNVRVDSIKLK; this is encoded by the coding sequence ATGTCAGTGGGATTGAGGAAATCGACGACTTTCGGAAAACGCGTCATGACAGCGGCGCTTGCCGCGCTGATCGGCGTGTCCGCGCTCCCAGCCTTCGCCGGGACGGGGAAGGTTTCGGCGGAAGGAATCGTTCCCGTCTTCAGCGGGAATCCGAAGGATTTAAGGCCGTTCGTGAACGACGTTTTGGATCACATGAATTTGGACGACCTCGCCTACTATGCGGCACAGAAAACGGCGGCGGAGTCGCGGGTGACGTTGTACGGAACCGGATACCTGCTGCCTCCGGGCGCTGTCGGCGGTTCCGATAACGTGCATGGGGTGTCCACCGACATGCCGGTGACGAACCAACTGGGCCAAACGTGGGACCAGGACCTGATCAAGCAGGTCGGCTCCGTGCTCGGCGACGAGAAAAGAAGCGAAGTCGGATTGGATAACGCGAATCCTCTCATGTTTTCCGCCATTGCGGACGTGCGGATCAATCCGCTGAGCGGCCGTTACGAAGAGGGCTTCGCCGAGGATCCATACCTGACGGGCGTACTGGCGGACAGCATGGCCCGCGGAATCGTGGGGGACGACCCGTTCTACCTGAAGGTACAGCTCGGCACGAAGCATTTCATGACCTATAACTCGGAGTGGAACCGGAACACGGGCAATTATTACACGGGCGTCCGCGGGCTGAACGAGTATCAGCTCCCCGGCTTCCTGAAGGCGATTTCGAACGGTTCCGTGCAGGGCGTCATGAGCTCCTATGCCACGTTGAACGGCGTGCCTGGAGCCGTTTCGCCCGAACTGATCAAGGCGGAGCTGAAATCCCCGTTTTCGCTCTTCAACGTTTCCGACTTCAACGGAGACGGATTGGCGGTGACGCAATACGGCAACGGATACGACAAATCCTACGTGCCGGATAACGACCATCTCGCGGCGCTGCTCATCCTCGCCGGCTCGCACATGAACAACTCCAGCGCCACGGGAGCGCCGGGAAGCCCGACCGCGGACAACTACAAAAACGCGGTTCTTCATAAAATTCACGGCGTCAACATCCTGAACCTGCGGGAGTTGGTCCGTCCTCAGGTCGAGCTGTGGGTCCGGGTCGGTTACTTCAACAAGAAAGACGACAAGGGCCAGCCCACCGGCTATCCATATGCAAACTTAACCGTTGAAGGCCAAAAGACGGACGCCACGACGGCCAGCCATCAAGATGTCGCCCTGGAGGCGGCGCGCGAAGGGCTCGTCCTCTTGAAGAACGAAGGCGGCGTGCTGCCTCTCTCGAAATCCTCCAACGTGGCGGTCCTGGGTACGCTGGCGGACGCCCGACTGAAGGACATTTACGGTTCGGCCACGCCGAAGCTCGACGGCGCGGGCCTGTCTCCCCTGGCTGCCATCCGGCAGCTCATCGGCTCCGATAAAGTCGCTTACGATGCCGGAGCGAAAACGATCGCGCTCCAATCGGACAAGACGGGCAAGTACGTATCCGCCGCATCCGGAAACGGCAGCCAACTGACGGCAGATGCCGACAAAGTCGGCCCGAACGAGACGTTCCAAGTGCTCGATTGGGGCAACCGCGCGTACAGCTTCAAGTCGCTGGCCAACGGCAAATGGATCGCGGGAAGCGGAAGCGCGGATGCTTCCGGCGATAAAGCCAAAGTTTCGAACACGGCAATCGATCGGCTTTCCGAATCCTGGGGCGGAGGTTTCGAACTGAACATGTTCGCGACCAACTTCCCGCCGTATTTCAGCTACGAAACGACCGCGGACGGACGGAAACGGATCCGGACGGGCGCGCTTCCCGCATGGAGCTTCTCCAGCCCCGTTCCGTTCCAGAAGTCGATGTTGACCCAAGGGTATTACTTCTCGGTCAATGACGGCAATGCCCTGGTGGCAAGCACGACGCCGGCACAGCTCAAGCAATCCGCGGATCCGAAGGCTTCCTCGTTCTCGGAAGTCGTGCTGCAAGAGCCCGGAGCGAAAGCTTCCGAGCTGGCAAAATCCAACGATTACGCGATCGTCGTCGTCGGGGCGGGTCCGAAAATCGTGGCCGGGGAAGGCGTGGACCGCTCGGATCTATCTCTCGCAGCCGACCAGGCGAAGTTGGTGCACAATACCGCGGCGCAATTCCCGGGCAAAACGATCGTCGTCATCAACTCCGACTATCCGCTCGCCGTGCAGGACATTCAAGACGATAAGAACGTCGCGTCCATTATGTACAGTTCTTACGGCGGACAGTACGGCAACAAAGCGCTGGCCGAAGCCTTGTTCGGCGATTACGCGCCGGCCGGACGGCTGACGGGCACTTGGCTGAAAGACATGAGCTCGCTTCCGAAGCTGTCGGCATCGGAGCAAGCCGAAGTCGACCCGGGCTACACGGTGGATATGTCCATCGCGGACCCGATCCAAACCGGATTGACGTACCTGTACTCGGACGTGAAGCCGACTTATGCTTTCGGTTACGGCCTGACTTACGCGAACTTCGAATACGGCAATTTGAACGTACCGAAGTCGATCCCGTCCAACAAGCCGTTCGACGTGAAGTTCACCGTCACGAACACGGGCAAGACGACGAGCGACGAAGTCGCGCAGCTTTACGTTCATGCCCGGAATTCGGCCTACGGCGAATATGCTCCGAAACAAAAGCTGGTCGCGTTCAAACGGATCAAAAACGTGAAACCGGGCCAGACGGTAAACGTCACATTGACGGTTCAGCCTTCCGATTTCGCGGTTTGGGACGTCAACAAGCAGAAAAACGCGGTGGAATCCGGCGCTTATGATCTCCTGGTGGGCCGCTCTTCCGATAACGTCCTGCTGAAGTCGGTCATGGACGTGAAGGGCGACACCATCGGCACGCTCGGCAAAAATACCGAAGCGAACGTGTGGGAGCATACCTTCGCCAGCAATGGCGTCATCGGCACGGAAGTGTCCAAAGCGAGAACCGCCATCTACAAAGGGCAATACTACGCCGTTACTTCGACCGGGGAAGGCGATTTCGTCGGCATCCCGAAAGTCGACCTGAACGGAGTGAAACAAATCGCGCTCCGCGTCGCCACCCCGAACGCTGCGGGCTCCGTCGAAGTCCATGCCGGTTCTCCTTCCGGCACGCTCCTCGGCACCGCCGCATTCGGCCAAACCTCGCCCGTTTCCTATGGCATCGGCGGCGGACAGACCGCGAATGAATTGGGCTATACGGAAGTGACGGCCGACCTGGCCGCGAAACCGAAAGGCGTGCAGAACCTGTTCCTCGTCTTCCGCGAAGGCAACGTTCGCGTGGACAGCATTAAACTGAAATAA